In one uncultured Pseudodesulfovibrio sp. genomic region, the following are encoded:
- a CDS encoding FadR/GntR family transcriptional regulator: MPIQRKTMSGEVVSQIKEMIERGRLRPGDRLPAERKLAEQFGVSRTTVREGIKILSESGLLASRQGAGTFVSERDGGSREGSLIEAVLAGNYGLHDVFEVRKMLEPEIAALAARNGSPDAKTRLEAILMEQEQAIMTGGTGAGFDHQFHQALAEASGNPVLREMVTALHEGFSRSRAEGVQSSQRQKASLAAHRAIVEAVKHGHAMQAERAMREHLDEVERIIFDNQRGILSRR, from the coding sequence ATGCCGATACAGAGAAAAACCATGTCCGGCGAAGTCGTCAGCCAGATCAAGGAGATGATCGAACGCGGACGGCTGCGGCCCGGCGACCGGCTGCCCGCCGAGCGCAAGCTCGCCGAGCAGTTCGGCGTGTCCCGGACCACGGTCCGGGAGGGGATCAAGATTTTGTCCGAGTCCGGGCTCCTGGCCAGCCGCCAGGGGGCGGGGACCTTTGTCAGCGAGCGGGACGGCGGGTCCAGGGAAGGGTCCCTGATCGAGGCCGTGCTGGCGGGCAATTACGGCCTGCACGACGTGTTCGAGGTGCGCAAGATGCTGGAGCCGGAGATAGCGGCCCTGGCCGCGCGCAACGGGTCGCCCGACGCCAAGACGCGGCTGGAGGCGATCCTCATGGAGCAGGAGCAGGCCATTATGACCGGAGGGACCGGAGCCGGATTCGACCATCAGTTCCATCAGGCCCTGGCCGAGGCGTCCGGCAATCCGGTGCTGCGTGAGATGGTCACGGCGCTGCACGAGGGCTTTTCCAGGAGCCGGGCCGAGGGGGTCCAGTCCTCCCAGCGGCAGAAGGCCTCCCTGGCCGCCCACCGGGCCATCGTGGAGGCGGTCAAGCACGGCCACGCCATGCAGGCCGAGCGCGCCATGCGGGAACATCTGGATGAAGTTGAACGAATTATCTTTGATAATCAAAGAGGAATACTTTCAAGGAGATAG
- a CDS encoding glycosyltransferase encodes MNRFALPNILPDCAPVQPEFQRHFSGWQLGMGSAEAVAGLLPGLFLLSEENPGCRSAAMGMALWGMQAYPLGNAMPQWGIKAINLGLKADPALARLMVAVSKLEHPEEGEATDTWYELARQDDRGLILRFLAAVLADPTRGPGWLGYVWQDLIHLGRPEIPKAALDLVRWTGDTLPLKTRMEAEFALHCLPPDEALETIEGLDPNVWGLWRTYAAGETLLRMGRRGEAKAALAGLWQAIPWHVNLTLKVHDIFRPAPLADTADTGDAAILVYSWNKADLLADTLDSLLKSEFGAAKVFALNNGSTDHTARVLAEAMQRFGADRMHVETLPINVGAPAARNWLLSLSEVRARKWAAFLDDDIVLPEDWLLRLLGPVKGRNDIGAAGCRITAARPPYGLQSADYNLFSTPPGETAPGALPNRVLVCDNCAGALDSGLFTYSRPCLSVSGCCHLVNLRSIERTGGFDLRYTPSQFDDLDRDLRASLNGTPALYVGGLAIRHVQHSSLAKSRTAGQIGQVMGNKLKLDTKYSDEELARLARENRDLLWADLTEKSRFLMDRLGLTRRG; translated from the coding sequence ATGAACCGTTTCGCCCTCCCCAATATCCTGCCGGACTGCGCGCCCGTCCAGCCCGAATTCCAGCGCCATTTCTCCGGCTGGCAACTGGGCATGGGCTCGGCCGAGGCCGTGGCCGGGCTGCTGCCCGGCCTGTTCCTGCTGAGCGAGGAGAACCCCGGCTGCCGCAGCGCGGCCATGGGCATGGCCCTGTGGGGGATGCAGGCGTACCCGCTGGGCAACGCCATGCCCCAGTGGGGGATCAAGGCGATCAACCTGGGGCTCAAGGCGGACCCGGCCCTGGCCCGGCTCATGGTCGCGGTCTCGAAACTGGAGCACCCCGAAGAGGGCGAGGCCACGGACACCTGGTACGAGCTGGCGCGCCAGGACGACCGGGGGCTGATCCTCCGCTTCCTGGCGGCGGTCCTGGCCGATCCGACGCGCGGTCCGGGCTGGCTCGGCTACGTCTGGCAAGACCTCATCCACCTGGGCAGGCCGGAGATTCCCAAGGCCGCCCTGGACCTGGTCCGCTGGACCGGCGACACCCTGCCGCTCAAGACTCGCATGGAGGCGGAGTTCGCCCTTCACTGCCTCCCGCCGGACGAGGCGCTGGAGACCATCGAGGGGCTGGACCCGAACGTCTGGGGGCTGTGGCGGACCTATGCGGCGGGCGAGACGCTCCTGCGCATGGGCCGCAGGGGCGAGGCCAAGGCGGCCCTGGCCGGGCTGTGGCAAGCCATCCCCTGGCACGTCAACCTGACCCTGAAGGTGCACGATATTTTCCGGCCCGCCCCACTGGCCGACACCGCCGACACCGGGGACGCGGCCATTCTGGTCTATTCGTGGAACAAGGCCGACCTGCTGGCCGACACCCTGGATTCACTGCTCAAGAGCGAGTTCGGCGCGGCAAAGGTCTTCGCCCTGAACAACGGCTCCACGGACCACACCGCGCGGGTCCTGGCCGAGGCTATGCAGCGGTTCGGCGCGGACCGGATGCATGTCGAGACCCTGCCGATCAACGTGGGCGCGCCGGCCGCGCGCAACTGGCTGCTCTCCCTTTCGGAGGTTCGGGCCAGAAAATGGGCGGCCTTCCTGGACGACGACATCGTGCTGCCCGAGGACTGGCTCCTGCGGCTGCTGGGCCCGGTGAAGGGACGCAACGACATCGGGGCCGCGGGCTGCCGGATCACGGCGGCCAGGCCACCCTACGGGCTGCAATCCGCGGACTACAACCTCTTTTCCACCCCGCCCGGGGAGACCGCGCCGGGGGCGCTGCCCAACCGGGTGCTGGTCTGCGACAACTGCGCCGGAGCCCTGGACTCGGGGCTGTTCACTTACTCCCGCCCCTGCCTGTCCGTGTCCGGCTGCTGCCATCTGGTCAACCTGCGCTCCATCGAGCGGACCGGGGGGTTCGACCTGCGCTACACCCCGTCGCAATTCGACGACCTGGACCGCGACCTGCGCGCCTCGCTGAACGGGACGCCCGCCCTGTACGTCGGGGGACTGGCCATCCGCCACGTTCAGCACTCCTCCCTGGCCAAGTCCAGGACCGCCGGACAGATAGGCCAGGTCATGGGCAACAAGCTCAAGCTCGACACCAAGTATTCCGACGAGGAGCTGGCCCGGCTGGCGCGCGAGAACCGCGACCTGCTGTGGGCCGACCTGACGGAGAAATCCCGCTTCCTCATGGACCGCCTGGGCTTGACCCGGCGCGGCTGA
- a CDS encoding sulfite exporter TauE/SafE family protein: MITTYLLYIVLGAVAGVLAGLLGIGGGLVIVPMLNFAFEWQNFPMEHIQHVALGTSMATIIFTSLSSMRAHHKRGAINYTAFWRLTPGIIVGTYLGSWVASLLSTLFLKVFFGLFLYYVATQMLLNIKPKGSHELPGNAGTFAAGSGIGIFSALVGIGGGTLTVPFLSWCNLTMHAAIATAAAVGLPIALAGTAGYVINGWSVAGIPGPHIGYVYIPALLGIIVTSMLTAPYGAKLAHSLPVAKLKKIFAILLYLVGTRMLWNALM, from the coding sequence GTGATCACCACCTATCTTCTGTACATCGTCCTTGGCGCGGTGGCCGGGGTCCTGGCCGGGCTTCTGGGCATCGGCGGCGGACTGGTCATCGTGCCCATGCTCAACTTCGCGTTCGAGTGGCAGAACTTCCCCATGGAGCACATCCAGCATGTGGCGCTCGGCACCTCCATGGCGACCATCATCTTCACCTCCCTCTCCAGCATGCGCGCCCATCACAAGCGCGGGGCCATCAACTACACCGCCTTCTGGCGGCTGACCCCCGGCATCATCGTCGGCACCTACCTCGGCTCCTGGGTGGCGTCCCTGCTGTCCACCCTGTTCCTGAAGGTGTTCTTCGGCCTGTTCCTCTACTACGTGGCCACCCAGATGCTACTGAACATCAAGCCCAAGGGGTCCCATGAGCTGCCCGGCAACGCGGGCACCTTCGCGGCGGGCAGCGGCATCGGCATCTTCTCGGCCCTGGTCGGCATCGGCGGCGGCACCCTGACCGTGCCGTTCCTGTCCTGGTGCAACCTGACCATGCACGCGGCCATCGCCACTGCCGCCGCCGTGGGGCTGCCCATCGCCCTGGCCGGCACCGCCGGATACGTCATCAACGGCTGGTCCGTGGCCGGCATCCCTGGCCCGCACATCGGCTATGTCTACATTCCGGCCCTGCTCGGCATCATCGTCACCAGCATGCTGACCGCGCCCTACGGGGCCAAGCTGGCGCACTCCCTGCCGGTGGCGAAGCTCAAGAAGATCTTCGCCATCCTGCTCTATCTGGTCGGCACGCGCATGCTCTGGAATGCCCTTATGTAG
- a CDS encoding alpha-hydroxy-acid oxidizing protein yields the protein MKEIKDKAREMMKGFCRVCKVCDGRACAGEVPGMGGLGTGASFKANLEALEGYRLNMRLLHDAAEPDTSVSLLGYDLSMPVLAAPIGGVSFNMGGGVSEEDYASAVVTGCAKAGVIGCTGDGVPPVIHESGFSAIAENGGRGIPFIKPWEGAELDEKLEKARGTGCTVFGMDVDAAGLITLRQMGRPVAPKPAGELKKIIDKVHSWGAKFILKGVMTPDEAELAAEVGADAIVVSNHGGRVLDHTPGTAEVLPEVVEHAHGKIVILVDGGIRTGADVLKMLALGANGVLIGRPVSVAAVGGLTEGVTKYFETLRAQLSGAMVLTGCKDIESIDTNVLF from the coding sequence ATGAAGGAAATTAAAGACAAAGCGCGTGAGATGATGAAGGGTTTCTGCCGGGTCTGCAAGGTCTGCGACGGCCGCGCCTGTGCGGGCGAAGTGCCGGGCATGGGCGGCCTGGGGACCGGCGCGTCCTTCAAGGCCAACCTGGAGGCCCTGGAGGGCTACCGGCTGAACATGCGGCTGCTCCACGACGCCGCCGAGCCGGACACCTCCGTCTCGCTGCTCGGATATGATCTCTCCATGCCGGTCCTGGCCGCGCCCATCGGCGGCGTGTCCTTCAACATGGGCGGCGGCGTGTCCGAGGAGGACTACGCCAGCGCCGTGGTCACGGGTTGCGCCAAGGCCGGTGTCATCGGCTGCACCGGCGACGGCGTGCCGCCCGTCATCCATGAGTCCGGGTTCTCGGCCATCGCCGAAAACGGCGGTAGGGGCATCCCGTTCATCAAGCCCTGGGAAGGGGCGGAGCTGGACGAGAAGCTGGAGAAGGCGCGCGGAACCGGCTGCACCGTGTTCGGCATGGACGTGGACGCCGCCGGGCTCATCACCCTGCGCCAGATGGGCCGCCCCGTGGCCCCCAAGCCCGCCGGAGAGCTGAAGAAGATCATCGACAAGGTCCACTCCTGGGGTGCCAAGTTCATCCTCAAGGGGGTCATGACCCCGGATGAGGCCGAGCTGGCCGCCGAGGTGGGCGCGGACGCCATCGTGGTCTCCAACCACGGCGGGCGCGTGCTCGACCACACCCCCGGCACCGCCGAGGTCCTGCCCGAGGTCGTGGAGCACGCCCACGGCAAGATCGTCATCCTGGTGGACGGCGGCATCCGCACCGGCGCGGACGTGCTCAAGATGCTGGCCCTGGGCGCCAACGGCGTACTCATCGGCCGCCCGGTGTCCGTGGCCGCCGTGGGCGGGCTGACCGAAGGGGTGACCAAGTACTTCGAGACCCTTCGGGCGCAGCTCTCCGGGGCCATGGTCCTGACCGGCTGCAAGGACATCGAGTCCATCGACACCAACGTCCTGTTCTAG